From the genome of Haloarcula taiwanensis:
GGCTCGTCCCCGGTTCGACCGGATTCAGCGGCAGTCCGTCGAACGTGTACAGCTCGTTCTGTTGGTGTGACATCAGGCATCCCCCTGCAGCTGGCGTCGCAACAGCAGTTGTTCCTCGACCTCGTCAGCGAACCGCTGGAGGTCGTCTAGTTCTGCCTGCGTGTAGCGCCGTGGTTCGCTGTCGGTGCAACAGACGGCACCGATTGCATTCCCCTCCCTGTCTGTAAGTCGGACGCCGGCGTAGGACCTGATATCGAGCTGTTTCAGCGCGTCGACTTCGGCGAAGCGTGGGTCTTCGTGGGTGTCTTCGACGACCATCGTCTCGTCTGTGAGAATCGTGTGGGTGCAGATGGTGTCCTCGCGGGCGAGAGTCCGCCAGTTGGCTCCCTCACACGCCACGAACCGCTCCTCGTGTTCGTCCATGAGGCCAACGAAGGCCACGTCGATGTCGAAGTGGCTGGTCATAAGTGCCGTCAACCGGTCAAACGCGTCGGTCGCTGCCAGCTGGTCGACATCGTACCGCTGGACGGCTGCCAGCCGTTCGGTCTCGGTCTCTGGAACTGGATAGGCTGCCTGCGTTATCTCGGCGGCAGCCATGGCCGCGACATCTGCAAGCCGCTCTCGGGATTCTGGGACCGTTCGCGGAACGTATTCGACGACCTGCTCGGGACTGCCGCGGGGGAGGTCTGACGGTGCGTGTTCCGTATAGAGAGCCACTACACAGGCCGGGTTTACCGAACGGACCGCGTCTACTACGTCGAACCCGTCGCCGTCCGGGAAGTCGAAGGCCGTCACAACACAGTCAACCGACCGGTCAAGTGCTTCGGTCAGCGTCTCGACGGACCCGACTTCCTTGACAGCGAGTCCGGCGTCGGCAAGTGCGTCGG
Proteins encoded in this window:
- a CDS encoding small GAF containing sensor; amino-acid sequence: MSDSPTVLCAQPDAGERAETADALADAGLAVKEVGSVETLTEALDRSVDCVVTAFDFPDGDGFDVVDAVRSVNPACVVALYTEHAPSDLPRGSPEQVVEYVPRTVPESRERLADVAAMAAAEITQAAYPVPETETERLAAVQRYDVDQLAATDAFDRLTALMTSHFDIDVAFVGLMDEHEERFVACEGANWRTLAREDTICTHTILTDETMVVEDTHEDPRFAEVDALKQLDIRSYAGVRLTDREGNAIGAVCCTDSEPRRYTQAELDDLQRFADEVEEQLLLRRQLQGDA